One window of Deltaproteobacteria bacterium genomic DNA carries:
- a CDS encoding hemerythrin domain-containing protein, protein MLQIRTGPVPRGDEPLGFLLECHGRIRHFMGLADRLAKLNDVGPSERAQAATAVHRYFTVAFHLHASDEDELLIPALRQHAEPALRERLDALEPEHRVLDALVAELGPLWARIGAAPAEWGGCREQLASVGARLAEAIERHLSFEEREIFPAAARLLDCVTLAELRAQAARKRQGTPGAPGRR, encoded by the coding sequence ATGCTTCAGATTCGCACGGGGCCCGTGCCGCGAGGCGATGAGCCGCTCGGCTTCCTGCTCGAGTGCCACGGGCGCATTCGCCACTTCATGGGCCTGGCGGACAGGCTGGCCAAGCTGAATGACGTGGGGCCGTCGGAGCGCGCCCAGGCTGCAACGGCTGTGCATCGCTACTTCACCGTCGCGTTTCACCTGCACGCGAGCGACGAGGACGAGCTGCTGATACCCGCGCTGCGGCAGCACGCGGAGCCGGCGCTGCGCGAGCGGCTGGACGCTTTGGAGCCCGAGCACCGCGTGCTCGACGCGTTGGTCGCCGAGCTGGGTCCGCTCTGGGCGCGGATTGGTGCGGCGCCGGCAGAGTGGGGCGGGTGTCGGGAGCAGCTCGCGTCGGTTGGCGCGCGCCTCGCCGAAGCCATCGAGCGCCACCTCTCCTTCGAAGAGCGCGAGATCTTCCCGGCGGCCGCGAGGTTGCTCGATTGCGTGACGCTGGCCGAGCTGCGCGCGCAGGCGGCCCGCAAGCGGCAGGGCACGCCAGGAGCGCCAGGGCGGCGTTGA
- a CDS encoding DUF4272 domain-containing protein — MSEAPEYDPPAHTESEIVHRALCLAGLVERLSFELAWPKWDVETRKQSEPELEQLRAWLEAAPLGTSLSPKERKLLRRKPGSWNDADKLNISWRLECLGVLLWSVQLIDTIPEYDMQFEHRALTDPLPLRSSVEPLVARAKLRADAELDAAWMTAERWHGRARRVQGFFSAGLAPAQLAQMITRALGEPIQLGGMPYEALTFEQYSLARSIALERHHAFNWIFDGAPWDDVLTDT, encoded by the coding sequence ATGTCCGAAGCGCCCGAGTACGACCCGCCCGCGCACACCGAGTCCGAGATCGTGCACCGCGCGCTCTGTCTCGCGGGGCTGGTGGAGCGCTTGAGCTTCGAGCTCGCGTGGCCAAAGTGGGATGTCGAAACGCGCAAACAGAGTGAGCCCGAGCTCGAGCAGCTGCGCGCGTGGCTCGAGGCCGCGCCGCTCGGCACGAGCCTCTCGCCGAAAGAGAGAAAGCTGCTTCGACGCAAACCGGGAAGCTGGAACGACGCCGACAAGCTGAACATCAGCTGGCGTCTCGAGTGCCTCGGGGTGTTGCTCTGGTCGGTTCAGCTCATCGACACCATTCCTGAATACGACATGCAATTCGAGCATCGCGCGCTCACCGATCCGCTGCCGCTTCGGTCGTCCGTGGAGCCGCTCGTCGCGCGCGCCAAGCTTCGCGCCGACGCCGAGCTCGACGCCGCATGGATGACCGCGGAGCGCTGGCATGGACGGGCGCGTCGGGTGCAGGGCTTCTTCTCGGCAGGGCTGGCGCCCGCGCAGCTCGCGCAGATGATCACGCGCGCGCTCGGCGAACCGATTCAGCTCGGTGGCATGCCGTACGAGGCGCTGACGTTCGAGCAGTACTCGCTCGCGCGATCCATCGCGCTGGAGCGCCACCATGCCTTCAATTGGATCTTCGACGGCGCCCCTTGGGACGATGTCCTCACGGATACCTGA
- a CDS encoding alpha/beta hydrolase, translated as MTGPIEWKPLLDDATWARGPNYHVAPGQTVDIWPHFLTTQGQVVTLIQTFHSNVLSDDRTIYAYLPASYDENTDATYPVVYMHDGQNLWAAMPQLAFSTPWNVDTAFDAADENGTCSAGGVVGWGAQPLGQAPNTCTGDGDCASNECRTFPEAIVIGVSNDSDRIYEYTPTTDPSTPGGGGADLYIQMLIDELKPTVDQMLRTRSDAASTALVGSSLGGLVSAYAGIDHADVFGRIGALSPSTWWNNDVLVTDVTTLTQAAPNRPLVVYVDSGQGTADDEADTDQLAAAYLNLGYVDGVNFRHVVQAGASHSEVYWAQRFPGCMQLLLGER; from the coding sequence GTGACCGGCCCCATCGAGTGGAAGCCGCTCCTCGACGACGCCACCTGGGCACGCGGGCCGAACTACCACGTGGCGCCCGGACAGACCGTCGACATCTGGCCGCACTTCCTGACCACGCAGGGCCAGGTGGTCACGCTCATCCAGACCTTTCACTCCAACGTCCTCAGCGACGACCGCACCATCTACGCGTACCTGCCCGCGAGCTACGACGAGAACACCGACGCCACCTATCCGGTCGTCTACATGCACGACGGCCAGAACCTCTGGGCCGCGATGCCGCAGCTCGCGTTCAGCACGCCGTGGAACGTGGACACGGCCTTCGACGCCGCCGACGAGAACGGCACCTGCTCGGCGGGCGGCGTGGTCGGCTGGGGCGCGCAGCCGCTCGGCCAGGCGCCCAACACCTGCACCGGCGATGGCGACTGCGCCTCGAACGAGTGCCGCACGTTCCCCGAGGCCATCGTCATCGGCGTTTCGAACGACTCCGACCGGATCTACGAGTACACGCCGACCACGGATCCCTCCACGCCCGGCGGCGGCGGCGCCGATTTGTATATTCAAATGTTGATCGACGAGCTCAAGCCAACGGTTGATCAAATGCTCCGCACGCGGAGCGACGCGGCCTCGACCGCGCTCGTGGGCAGCTCGCTGGGTGGACTGGTGAGCGCCTACGCCGGCATCGATCACGCAGACGTGTTCGGGCGCATCGGTGCGCTCTCGCCGTCCACCTGGTGGAACAACGACGTCCTGGTCACCGACGTCACCACGCTCACCCAGGCCGCGCCGAATCGACCGCTCGTGGTCTACGTCGACTCCGGCCAGGGCACCGCCGACGACGAGGCGGACACGGATCAGCTCGCTGCGGCCTACCTGAACCTGGGCTACGTCGACGGCGTGAACTTCCGTCACGTCGTGCAGGCCGGCGCGTCGCACAGCGAGGTCTATTGGGCCCAACGCTTCCCTGGCTGCATGCAGCTGCTCCTGGGTGAGCGCTGA
- a CDS encoding SDR family oxidoreductase: MKIQGCVALVTGSNRGLGRALVTALLDAGATKVYAAAREPTKVSARDPRVIALALDTSKSDEIAAAARVARDVTLLVNNAGVSASANVLTSSQAALDTDFHTNVFGTLAVIKGFLPVLERAPDGATIVNVLSLVSLGSFPVLGGYSASKAAAYSMTQSLRPELKRKRIDILAALPGPIDTDMVRDLAIPKASPAEVAQGVLAGVQRGEEEIFPDPMAQQMGALWNKSHKEFERAFASF, translated from the coding sequence ATGAAGATTCAAGGCTGTGTCGCGCTGGTCACGGGCTCCAACCGAGGGCTCGGAAGAGCGCTCGTCACCGCGCTGCTGGATGCGGGCGCAACCAAGGTCTACGCGGCCGCGCGCGAGCCCACGAAGGTGTCGGCCAGGGACCCCCGCGTGATCGCGCTCGCGCTCGACACCTCGAAGTCCGATGAAATCGCCGCTGCCGCGAGGGTCGCGCGCGACGTCACCTTGCTCGTGAACAACGCGGGCGTCTCCGCGTCGGCGAACGTGCTCACCTCGAGCCAGGCGGCGCTGGACACCGACTTCCACACCAACGTCTTCGGCACGCTCGCGGTCATCAAGGGCTTTCTGCCCGTGCTCGAGCGCGCGCCCGACGGCGCGACCATCGTGAACGTGCTCTCGCTGGTGTCGCTGGGGAGCTTTCCCGTGCTCGGCGGCTACTCGGCGTCGAAGGCGGCCGCGTACTCGATGACGCAATCGCTGCGCCCGGAGCTCAAGCGCAAGCGCATCGACATCCTCGCTGCGCTCCCAGGCCCCATCGACACCGACATGGTGCGCGACCTCGCCATTCCGAAGGCCAGCCCAGCCGAAGTGGCGCAGGGCGTGCTCGCGGGGGTCCAGCGGGGCGAGGAGGAGATCTTCCCCGACCCGATGGCGCAGCAGATGGGCGCGCTCTGGAACAAGAGCCACAAGGAGTTCGAGCGCGCCTTCGCGAGCTTCTGA
- a CDS encoding SRPBCC domain-containing protein gives MNPKSFTTSIQVDATPQQVFDAINDVRGWWNGKIEGRTDVLGAEFTYAYKRLHRTTQKITELVPGKRIVWHVTDSRINFVSDKREWEGTDIVFDIAKKGDGTEVRFTHVGLVPTVECYDDCSAGWRFFVAGSLRSFIAAGEVKGRSKPRAQASRS, from the coding sequence ATGAATCCCAAGAGCTTCACCACGAGCATCCAGGTCGACGCGACGCCGCAGCAGGTCTTCGACGCCATCAACGACGTCCGCGGCTGGTGGAACGGAAAGATCGAGGGCCGCACCGACGTGCTCGGCGCCGAGTTCACGTATGCCTACAAGAGGCTCCACCGCACCACGCAGAAGATCACCGAGCTCGTCCCCGGCAAGAGGATCGTGTGGCACGTGACCGACAGCCGCATCAACTTCGTCTCGGACAAGCGCGAGTGGGAGGGCACGGACATCGTGTTCGACATCGCGAAGAAGGGTGATGGGACCGAGGTTCGCTTCACGCACGTCGGGCTCGTGCCGACGGTCGAGTGTTACGATGATTGCTCGGCCGGCTGGCGCTTCTTCGTCGCGGGCAGCCTTCGCAGCTTCATCGCCGCGGGCGAGGTGAAGGGCCGCAGCAAGCCGCGCGCGCAGGCCTCGAGGAGCTGA
- a CDS encoding RNA polymerase subunit sigma-24 produces the protein MSRSLELAEEAFSEAALLALVAWREKVPANPGAWLMTTAKRCLNDLRKRQAVAAAKAPLLAVEAEMEAPVNIDTVSDDHLRLIFTCCHPALSTDNQIALTLKTVSGFGTPEIARAFMTTEPTISQRIRRAKQTLEETHVKYEIPERGELAARVSAVLGVAYAIFNEGHTAQSGALMRLDLQAEALRLTRMLCDLVPREPEAFGALAIMAFGAARAHTRVDDEGLPILLDAQDRSRWNRELLREGLMALRRAHSLGGRGPYVLQAEIAAAHVTAPTWASTDWAAILAAYDALAEVSPSPIVSMNRAIAVSMLDGPSAGLEALRSLERPLADYHLFYSTRANLLERAGLDSRADLEKAISLATNDAERRLLERRLRELALKRP, from the coding sequence ATGTCGCGGAGCCTCGAGCTGGCCGAGGAGGCATTCAGCGAGGCCGCGCTCCTCGCGCTGGTGGCGTGGCGCGAGAAGGTCCCGGCGAATCCGGGCGCCTGGCTGATGACCACGGCCAAGCGCTGCCTGAACGATCTGCGCAAGCGGCAAGCAGTGGCTGCGGCGAAGGCGCCGCTGCTCGCCGTGGAGGCGGAGATGGAAGCGCCGGTGAACATCGACACCGTGAGCGACGATCACCTGCGGCTCATCTTCACCTGCTGCCACCCGGCGCTCTCGACCGACAACCAGATCGCGCTCACCTTGAAGACCGTCTCCGGCTTCGGGACGCCAGAGATCGCGCGGGCGTTCATGACCACCGAGCCCACGATCTCGCAGCGCATTCGCCGCGCGAAGCAAACGCTCGAGGAGACGCACGTCAAATATGAGATCCCCGAGCGCGGCGAGCTCGCAGCGCGCGTGTCGGCGGTGCTCGGCGTGGCCTACGCGATCTTCAACGAAGGCCACACGGCGCAGAGCGGCGCACTGATGCGGCTCGACCTCCAGGCGGAGGCGCTGCGCCTCACGCGGATGCTCTGCGACCTGGTGCCGCGCGAGCCCGAGGCGTTTGGCGCGCTGGCGATCATGGCGTTCGGCGCGGCGCGCGCACACACACGTGTGGATGACGAGGGCTTGCCCATCCTGCTCGACGCACAAGATCGATCGCGATGGAATCGAGAGCTCCTCCGCGAGGGGCTCATGGCGCTGCGGCGCGCACACTCGCTCGGCGGTAGAGGGCCGTACGTGCTCCAAGCGGAGATCGCCGCGGCGCACGTGACGGCGCCCACGTGGGCGAGCACCGACTGGGCGGCCATCCTCGCGGCGTACGACGCGCTCGCGGAGGTCTCGCCGTCGCCGATCGTGTCGATGAATCGGGCGATCGCCGTGTCGATGCTCGACGGGCCTTCGGCGGGCCTCGAGGCGCTGCGTTCGCTCGAGCGGCCTCTCGCCGACTACCACCTCTTCTATTCAACGCGCGCGAACCTGCTCGAGCGCGCGGGTCTTGATTCGCGCGCGGATCTCGAGAAGGCCATCTCGCTCGCGACGAACGACGCCGAACGCCGGCTCCTGGAGCGGCGGCTGCGCGAGCTCGCGCTGAAGCGTCCGTGA
- a CDS encoding LysM peptidoglycan-binding domain-containing protein has product MSYRIESGDTLSGIASRFGVSLGALEAANPQISNPNLIYAGESLNIPGSSDSFSAAPTPSGSYTVRSGDTMSGIAGRLGISLTALERANPQVTNPNYIYVGQRLNLPGGSSAAPSAPSPAPSSSGSGTYTVRGGDTMSGIASRYGVSLGALEAANPQVANPNYIYVGEQLNLPGGASSSAPVSAPTSSVGGTVGQWIAEAQQILAANGIPYSLMNASDIDIIIQHESSGNPNAVNNWDSNAAAGHPSEGLMQTIGPTFDAYKLPGHDNIFDPVDNIIAGVRYAISRYGSISNVPGVVNVHEGLGYVGY; this is encoded by the coding sequence ATGAGCTACCGAATCGAGTCTGGGGACACGCTTTCTGGCATCGCTTCGCGCTTCGGTGTTTCGCTCGGCGCGCTCGAAGCGGCGAACCCGCAAATCAGCAACCCCAACCTGATCTATGCAGGCGAGTCGCTCAACATCCCCGGCAGCTCGGACAGCTTCTCGGCCGCGCCCACCCCGAGCGGCAGCTACACGGTTCGAAGTGGCGACACGATGAGCGGCATCGCCGGCCGACTGGGCATCTCGCTCACCGCGCTCGAGCGCGCGAACCCGCAAGTGACGAATCCGAATTACATCTATGTCGGCCAGCGCTTGAATCTGCCTGGCGGCAGCAGCGCCGCACCGAGCGCGCCGTCGCCTGCGCCGAGCTCGTCGGGTAGCGGGACGTACACCGTTCGCGGCGGTGACACAATGAGCGGCATCGCGTCGCGCTACGGCGTGTCGCTCGGCGCGCTCGAGGCGGCGAATCCGCAGGTGGCGAATCCAAATTATATTTATGTCGGCGAGCAGCTAAACCTGCCGGGTGGCGCCAGCTCGAGCGCGCCGGTGAGCGCGCCGACCTCGAGCGTGGGCGGCACGGTGGGCCAGTGGATCGCCGAGGCTCAACAGATCCTCGCGGCGAACGGCATTCCCTATAGCCTCATGAATGCCTCGGACATCGACATCATCATTCAGCACGAGTCGAGCGGGAACCCGAACGCCGTCAACAACTGGGACTCGAACGCCGCCGCGGGCCATCCCTCGGAGGGCCTCATGCAGACCATCGGGCCCACGTTCGACGCGTACAAGCTCCCCGGCCACGACAACATCTTCGACCCGGTGGACAACATCATCGCGGGCGTGCGGTATGCGATCTCACGTTACGGCTCGATCTCCAATGTGCCGGGCGTGGTGAACGTGCACGAGGGCCTGGGCTACGTGGGCTATTGA
- a CDS encoding DUF1211 domain-containing protein, whose amino-acid sequence MGKGRLEAFSDGVFAIILTIMVLELKVPQGADLTALETVAPVFFTYLLSFVFVGIYWVNHHHLLHVTQRVNGKILWANLHLLFWLSLFPWLLGWMQAGHFAALPTAVYGIALLMAAVAYTILTRALVSNQGQDSALAAALGSDFKGKFSIVLYATAIPLAFVHPRISDGLYAMVALMWLIPDRRIEANVKE is encoded by the coding sequence ATGGGCAAGGGACGGCTCGAGGCCTTCAGCGACGGCGTCTTCGCCATCATCCTCACCATCATGGTCCTGGAGCTGAAGGTGCCCCAGGGCGCCGACCTGACCGCGCTGGAGACCGTCGCGCCGGTGTTCTTCACCTACCTGCTGAGCTTCGTGTTCGTGGGGATCTACTGGGTCAATCACCACCACCTGCTTCACGTCACGCAGCGGGTGAACGGGAAGATTCTCTGGGCGAACCTGCACCTCTTGTTCTGGCTCTCGCTCTTCCCGTGGCTGCTGGGCTGGATGCAGGCCGGCCACTTCGCCGCGTTGCCCACGGCGGTCTATGGAATCGCGCTGCTCATGGCCGCGGTGGCCTACACAATCCTCACGCGCGCTCTCGTGTCGAACCAAGGCCAGGACTCTGCGTTGGCCGCCGCGCTGGGCTCGGACTTCAAGGGGAAGTTCTCGATTGTGCTTTACGCGACCGCGATCCCGTTGGCGTTCGTCCATCCGCGGATTTCGGATGGGCTGTACGCAATGGTGGCGCTGATGTGGCTGATTCCGGATCGGCGGATTGAGGCCAACGTGAAGGAGTGA
- a CDS encoding NAD(P)H-binding protein codes for MKPIFVAGASGFVGRLLVEALVAEGFDVRAGSRKARTGGSRVSWVPFDLDDAASVADALSGCDAAYFLVHGMARGRDYTAWESRAALVFRAAAKRAGIRRIVYLGGMAPAGRPSPHLASRLAVGELLRGGDVPVVELRASMLIGPGSASWVVARDLAFRLPVMLVPRWVMNRTQPLAVEDALVALVSALRPDVAAPSVIELPGPETVSMAALFRRIAAHRELAPRMLPVPVLTPRLSSHWLRLVTRANYDVAKELVLGLESDVLARSADGWRALGHPELIPLDVAIRRTLLAEAERGELGRRAELAERWLGALTRRLSALSPRAPLRN; via the coding sequence GTGAAGCCGATCTTCGTCGCTGGCGCGTCGGGCTTCGTCGGGCGCTTGCTCGTGGAGGCGCTGGTCGCCGAGGGGTTCGACGTGCGCGCGGGCAGCCGCAAGGCGCGAACCGGTGGGTCCCGCGTGAGCTGGGTTCCCTTCGATCTCGACGACGCCGCCTCGGTCGCTGATGCGCTGAGCGGTTGTGACGCGGCGTACTTCCTTGTGCACGGAATGGCGCGCGGCCGCGACTACACGGCGTGGGAATCCCGGGCCGCGCTCGTCTTTCGCGCGGCGGCCAAGCGCGCTGGCATCCGACGCATCGTGTACCTGGGTGGCATGGCGCCTGCCGGACGGCCCTCGCCGCACCTGGCGAGCCGCCTGGCCGTGGGCGAGCTGCTGCGCGGCGGTGACGTCCCCGTCGTGGAGCTGCGGGCGTCGATGCTCATCGGGCCCGGGAGCGCTTCTTGGGTTGTGGCGCGCGACCTCGCGTTTCGCTTGCCAGTGATGCTCGTGCCCCGCTGGGTGATGAACCGCACGCAGCCGCTGGCCGTGGAGGATGCCCTGGTTGCGCTCGTCTCTGCGCTTCGCCCGGACGTCGCCGCGCCGTCGGTGATCGAGCTGCCTGGGCCGGAGACGGTGTCGATGGCTGCGCTGTTCCGGCGCATCGCGGCGCATCGCGAGCTGGCGCCGCGAATGTTGCCCGTGCCCGTGCTCACGCCGCGACTCTCCTCGCACTGGCTGCGGCTGGTGACGCGCGCCAACTACGACGTCGCCAAGGAGCTGGTGCTCGGGCTCGAGTCCGACGTGCTCGCGCGCAGCGCGGACGGTTGGCGCGCGCTCGGTCATCCCGAGCTCATCCCGCTGGACGTTGCCATTCGTCGGACGCTGCTCGCCGAAGCGGAGCGGGGGGAGCTCGGGCGGCGGGCGGAGCTGGCAGAGCGTTGGCTCGGCGCGCTGACGCGCAGGCTGAGCGCGCTGTCGCCGCGCGCGCCGCTCCGTAACTAG
- a CDS encoding methyltransferase domain-containing protein, giving the protein MTFLDELLQVPPRERDAWVDRRLGFGELPDDGPDLPAGAVPYLPSAVEEILAMVRELPLRAEDELVDIGSGAGRAVILANLLSGARARGIEVQAGLVKLARERAEALSLREVSFVHANAADLELEGSVFFLYAPANGELLTRVVKRLEAAAKRRRIAVCTVALELRGQPWLRPRRTSCETLTIYESV; this is encoded by the coding sequence GTGACGTTTCTCGACGAACTGCTGCAGGTGCCTCCGCGCGAGCGCGACGCTTGGGTCGATCGGCGGCTCGGGTTCGGAGAGTTGCCCGACGACGGGCCGGACCTTCCCGCCGGCGCAGTGCCGTATCTGCCGAGCGCGGTCGAGGAGATCCTCGCCATGGTGCGCGAGCTGCCGCTGCGCGCCGAGGACGAGCTCGTCGACATTGGCAGCGGAGCAGGGCGCGCGGTGATCCTGGCGAACCTGCTCTCCGGCGCGCGGGCCCGCGGCATCGAGGTGCAGGCGGGCCTGGTGAAGCTCGCGCGCGAGCGCGCGGAGGCGCTGTCGCTTCGGGAGGTCTCGTTCGTGCACGCGAACGCGGCTGACCTCGAGCTCGAGGGCTCCGTCTTCTTTCTCTACGCGCCCGCGAATGGCGAGCTGCTCACGCGCGTGGTGAAGCGGCTCGAGGCCGCAGCCAAGCGGCGGCGAATCGCGGTGTGCACGGTGGCGCTCGAGCTTCGGGGCCAGCCGTGGCTGCGGCCGCGCCGGACGTCGTGCGAGACGCTGACGATCTACGAATCGGTGTGA
- a CDS encoding NAD(P)H-binding protein, whose amino-acid sequence MTGKTAVMIGATGLVGSQVLEQLLGDERFSQVRSFGRRKTGRTHPKLDERVVDFENPAAWQADVKGDVAFSCLGTTIKQAGSKEVQRKIDYSYQLHFAEAAKANGVRVYSLCSAASANARSPAFYSRIKGELDRDVGALGFERTRIFRPSLLLGDRGDRERLGEKLATPVLRGLNAIGLFRKSRAIEASTVARAMIRATFDEAPGTKIYTLDEVFTAAGE is encoded by the coding sequence ATGACCGGCAAGACCGCAGTGATGATCGGCGCGACCGGACTCGTTGGCTCGCAAGTTCTCGAGCAGCTCCTCGGCGACGAGCGGTTCTCCCAAGTTCGTTCGTTCGGTCGCCGCAAGACCGGCAGAACGCACCCGAAGCTCGACGAGCGGGTCGTCGATTTCGAGAATCCAGCTGCGTGGCAAGCCGACGTGAAGGGCGACGTCGCGTTCTCGTGTCTCGGCACCACGATCAAGCAGGCCGGTAGCAAAGAGGTGCAGCGCAAGATCGACTACAGCTATCAACTTCACTTCGCCGAGGCGGCCAAGGCGAACGGCGTTCGGGTCTACTCCCTCTGTTCTGCCGCGTCGGCCAACGCCCGGAGCCCCGCGTTCTACTCGCGAATCAAGGGCGAGCTCGACCGCGACGTCGGCGCGCTCGGCTTCGAGCGGACGCGCATCTTCCGTCCCAGCCTCCTGCTTGGGGACCGCGGCGACCGCGAGCGCCTCGGCGAGAAGCTGGCGACGCCGGTGTTGCGCGGCCTCAACGCGATCGGGTTGTTCAGGAAGTCGCGGGCGATCGAAGCATCCACGGTCGCGCGGGCGATGATCCGGGCCACCTTCGATGAAGCGCCGGGGACAAAGATCTACACGCTCGACGAAGTGTTTACTGCAGCTGGCGAGTGA
- a CDS encoding SDR family NAD(P)-dependent oxidoreductase — protein MKLPDRPRAVITGAASGLGRALALELAQRQARLLISDVNVEGADETCVLARARGAEAIAVRADVGVAADLEKLADVADASFGGVDLLVNNAGVAVAGMVGELPLADWEWIVRINLWGAINGCHVFVPRMRKAGGGFILNVASSAGFASLPEMAPYNVTKAAVISLSETLHAELASANIAVSCLCPTFFQTGLMKTFRGADRQRAMAEKFFQASTMSAEQVARAGLRGLERGTLHIIPQTDGTWVWRAKRFLPGTYFGILRAGQKSPRVQKWVGQTG, from the coding sequence ATGAAGCTCCCCGACCGTCCCCGCGCGGTGATCACCGGCGCAGCCAGCGGCCTGGGCCGCGCCCTCGCCCTCGAGCTTGCGCAACGCCAGGCGCGCCTGCTCATCAGCGACGTGAACGTCGAAGGCGCCGACGAGACCTGCGTGCTGGCCCGCGCCCGCGGCGCCGAGGCCATCGCTGTGCGCGCCGACGTCGGCGTGGCTGCCGACCTCGAGAAGCTCGCAGACGTCGCCGACGCGAGCTTCGGTGGTGTTGACCTTTTGGTTAACAACGCGGGCGTCGCGGTCGCGGGCATGGTGGGCGAGCTGCCGCTTGCCGACTGGGAGTGGATCGTCCGCATCAACCTCTGGGGCGCGATCAACGGCTGCCACGTCTTCGTGCCGCGCATGCGCAAGGCGGGCGGCGGCTTCATCCTCAACGTGGCCTCGAGCGCCGGCTTCGCGTCGCTGCCGGAGATGGCGCCGTACAACGTCACCAAGGCCGCGGTGATCTCGCTCTCCGAGACGCTGCACGCAGAGCTCGCGTCGGCCAACATTGCGGTGAGCTGTCTCTGCCCGACGTTCTTCCAGACCGGGCTGATGAAGACCTTCCGCGGCGCCGACCGTCAGCGCGCGATGGCCGAGAAGTTCTTCCAGGCCAGCACCATGAGCGCCGAGCAGGTGGCGCGCGCGGGGCTGCGCGGCCTGGAGCGCGGCACGCTGCACATCATTCCGCAGACCGACGGCACCTGGGTCTGGCGCGCGAAGCGCTTCTTGCCCGGGACCTACTTTGGAATCCTGCGCGCGGGACAGAAGTCGCCGCGGGTGCAGAAGTGGGTCGGACAGACCGGGTGA